The genomic segment CGCATGCCCCCGGGGTCGCGTGGTGCCGGTCGGGTCAGCCCAGCGCCTGCTCGGCCGACAGGGTCGTCGCGGCGGCGGTGACCACCGCGGCGATCCGCAGCGCGTCGTGCACGGTGCCGCGGGGCACGCCCGCCTCGCGCAACGTCTTCTCGTGCGACTCCAGGCAGGTTCCGCAGCCGTTGACGGCGCTGACCGCGAGGCACCACAGTTCGAAGTCGACCTTGTCGACGCCGGGCCGGCCGATCACCGTCATCCGCAGCCCGGCCGGCAGCGACTGGTACTCCGGGTCGCCGATCAGGTGCTTGGCCCGGTAGTACACGTTGTTCATGGCCATGATCGACGCCGCGGCCTTGGCCGCTCGTACCACCTCGGGTTTGAGCCGGTCGGTCGCCTCGGCGGCGAGCTCGGCGGTGACCGTCGCGTTGCCGGCGGCGATCGCGCAGGCCAGCGCGGTACCCCAGAGCTGCTGCTCGGGCAGCTGACCGTTGCCGAGCACCGAGCCGAGGTTCAGCTTGGTGTCCTTGGCGTACTCCGGCAGCGCGGCCTTGAGGGTGTCGAGGCCCAACTCAGGCACCCGCCATCAGCTTCGCGGCGTCGAGGGTGTCCTCGCCCTTCTTCCAGTTGCACGGGCACAGCTCGTCGGTCTGCAGCGCGTCGAGTACCCGCAGCACCTCGGCCACGTTGCGGCCGACCGAGCCGGCGGTGACCATCGAGAACTGGATCTCGTTGTTCGGGTCCACGATGAAGGTGGCCCGCTGGGCGAAGCCGTCCTCGCCGAGCACGCCGAGCGCGGTGGTCAGCTCGCGCTTGGAGTCGGCCAGCATCGGGAACGGGAGGTCCCGCAGGTCGGGGTGGTCCTTGCGCCACGCGAAGTGGACGAACTCCGAGTCCAGGCTGACGCCGAGCACCTGCGCGTCCCGAT from the Actinocatenispora thailandica genome contains:
- a CDS encoding carboxymuconolactone decarboxylase family protein: MPELGLDTLKAALPEYAKDTKLNLGSVLGNGQLPEQQLWGTALACAIAAGNATVTAELAAEATDRLKPEVVRAAKAAASIMAMNNVYYRAKHLIGDPEYQSLPAGLRMTVIGRPGVDKVDFELWCLAVSAVNGCGTCLESHEKTLREAGVPRGTVHDALRIAAVVTAAATTLSAEQALG
- a CDS encoding peroxiredoxin, producing MLTVGDHFPAYDLTACVSLDPDGAFAQIDHKTYQGKWRVVFFWPKDFTFVCPTEIAEFGRLDEEFADRDAQVLGVSLDSEFVHFAWRKDHPDLRDLPFPMLADSKRELTTALGVLGEDGFAQRATFIVDPNNEIQFSMVTAGSVGRNVAEVLRVLDALQTDELCPCNWKKGEDTLDAAKLMAGA